In one Silene latifolia isolate original U9 population chromosome 10, ASM4854445v1, whole genome shotgun sequence genomic region, the following are encoded:
- the LOC141608229 gene encoding uncharacterized protein LOC141608229 has product MRPIVRWPRKSDNLNPRKDHTKWCEFHMDIRHTTEDYFTLGKEVAYLLKAGYLKDLIKARGRNEESSKVNQEQKQERNLPPPPPLYEVKIINGGSEIYGLTSSAAKKIARTPQTKSPYKSGNIPPITFSDYDLVGIPDLHHDGLVISMQVGTANVRRILVDGGSSVNLIMLDVLKAMKINEEQITKKYSVLVGFTGETKNTLEEIYLPTYAEGVVSYERFGVLDCLSFYNVILGRPWIHNVKAVPSTYHQCIKIPTDWGVATIKGEHKSARECYTEALKPSKAGKSLA; this is encoded by the coding sequence ATGAGACCAATTGTCAGGTGGCCCAGAAAGTCAGACAACCTGAATCCAAGGAAGGACCATACCaagtggtgtgaatttcacatggatataagGCATACAACGGAGGATTACTTTACTCTCGGGAAAGAAGTGGCCTACCTGTTAAAGGCAGGATACCTCAAAGACTTGATCAAAGCCAGAGGAAGAAATGAAGAATCCAGCAAGGTCAATCAGGAGCAAAAGCAGGAACGCaatctccctccaccacctccaCTCTATGAAGTAAAAATCATAAATGGCGGATCAGAGATTTacggcctgaccagttcagcagcaaagaaaATAGCCAGGACTCCTCAAACTAAGTCACCCTACAAGTCTGGCAACATACCACCTATCACATTCAGTGACTATGATCTGGTGGGCATTCCTGACCTACATCATGATGGCCTAGTCATTTCCATGCAAGTTGGAACTGCCAATGTAAGAAGAATcttggtagatggaggcagctcagtgaacctaaTCATGCTAGACGTACTCAAAGCCATGAAGATCAATGAGGAGCAAATCACCAAGAAATACAGTGTGTTGGTAGGGTTCACCGGTGAGACAAAAAATACATTAGAAGAGATCTATCTCCCTACCTATGCTGAAGGCGTTGTATCTTATGAAAGATTCGGAGTTTTAGACTGTCTATCCTTCTACAATGTTATTCTAGGCAGGccttggatccacaatgtcaaggCTGTCCCATCTACTTATCatcagtgtatcaagataccaacagactggggagTGGCAACCATCAAAGGTGAGCATAAGTCAGCCCGAGAATGCTATACCGAGGCCCTAAAGCCATCGAAGGCGGGTAAGTCCCTCGCATAA